A single Fusarium oxysporum Fo47 chromosome IV, complete sequence DNA region contains:
- a CDS encoding uncharacterized protein (expressed protein) has translation MHDNGTFLRLLLYNKSTMMIRQAAVRNCESTVRRKRRLRVLARGSKATESIRDAGKFRQSMRPKHFGCD, from the coding sequence ATGCACGACAATGGAACCTTTTTGCGACTACTGCTTTACAATAAAAGCACAATGATGATACGCCAAGCTGCAGTACGCAATTGCGAGTCAACAGTGAGGCGAAAGAGGCGTCTACGTGTTTTAGCCAGGGGCTCAAAAGCCACAGAATCGATCCGAGATGCCGGTAAGTTCAGACAATCAATGAGGCCGAAACACTTCGGGTGCGATGA
- a CDS encoding squalene epoxidase-domain-containing protein has product MASVLTSTESQTRRREQYHEADVVVVGAGVFGCTIAYALANQGRSVLLLERWLSEPDRIVGELLQPGGVASLQKIGLGHCLEGIDAMPCYGYTVFYHGEKVLIPYPGLDDNGNVTHAWGGHSTADKRPSGCSFHHGRFITKLRESCINHKNITVVETEVVKTLRGEVSDQILGVESRTKNKETGVKEKDYYFGQLTIIADGYDSKWRQEVLRTKPKVCSKFYALELIDCDLPEPGHGHVIIGNAFPILLYQIGTHETRALIDVPQGIPEASPENGGVRGYIRNYVLPALPTSIRPSAEKALEDGKIPRSMPNSWLPPTKQRANGAILLGDAMNMRHPLTGGGMTVAFNDVVILAEELHPSKVSDLADNKAINNALDQLYWKRKPLTGIINVLAQALYSLFAANDRQLRALQYGCFNYFKRGSTDGPVALLAGMLQRPFILAYHFFSVAFLAIWLNACTVVGCGILGIFKAPLAIIDAVLILWKACIVFLPIMYRETFQ; this is encoded by the coding sequence ATGGCTTCAGTACTCACATCAACCGAGTCGCAGACTCGCCGTCGCGAACAATACCATGAAGCCGATGTCGTCGTTGTAGGAGCTGGTGTATTCGGCTGCACTATCGCCTACGCTCTCGCAAACCAGGGCCGATCcgttctccttctcgagcGATGGCTATCGGAGCCCGATCGCATCGTTGGCGAACTTCTTCAGCCTGGCGGTGTCGCCTCACTACAGAAAATCGGCCTCGGCCACTGCCTTGAGGGTATCGATGCCATGCCTTGCTACGGATACACTGTCTTCTACCACGGCGAGAAGGTCCTCATTCCTTACCCCGGTCTCGACGATAACGGCAATGTCACACATGCCTGGGGAGGTCACAGCACAGCGGATAAGAGACCGTCTGGATGCAGTTTCCATCACGGTCGCTTTATCACTAAGCTGCGAGAGTCGTGTATAAACCACAAGAACATCACTGTTGTTGAGACAGAGGTTGTCAAGACGCTGCGCGGAGAGGTGTCGGATCAGATTCTCGGTGTTGAAAGTCGCACAAAGAACAAGGAGACCGgtgtcaaggagaaggattACTACTTTGGACAGTTGACCATTATCGCTGATGGTTACGATTCCAAGTGGCGTCAGGAGGTTCTCAGGACCAAGCCCAAGGTCTGCTCAAAGTTCTACGCTCTTGAACTCATAGACTGCGATCTTCCTGAACCTGGCCACGGCCATGTCATCATTGGCAACGCCTTCCCTATCCTTCTCTACCAGATCGGCACTCACGAGACCCGCGCTCTTATCGATGTGCCTCAAGGTATCCCTGAAGCCTCGCCTGAGAATGGCGGTGTTCGTGGATACATCCGCAACTATGTCCTTCCTGCACTCCCTACTAGCATCCGACCATCAGCTgagaaggctcttgaggATGGCAAGATTCCCCGAAGCATGCCCAACAGCTGGCTTCCTCCTACGAAACAGCGCGCCAACGGAGCCATTCTCCTCGGTGACGCTATGAACATGCGACATCCTCTTACTGGTGGTGGTATGACTGTCGCATTCAACGATGTTGTCATCCTTGCCGAGGAGTTGCACCCCAGCAAGGTGTCTGATCTCGCTGACAACAAGGCCATCAACAATGCGCTTGACCAGCTTTACTGGAAGCGCAAGCCTTTGACCGGTATCATCAACGTCCTTGCCCAGGCTCTGTACTCCCTATTCGCAGCCAACGACCGTCAGCTCCGTGCTCTTCAATACGGTTGCTTCAACTACTTCAAGCGCGGCTCAACTGACGGTCCCGTCGCTCTCTTGGCTGGTATGCTCCAGCGCCCCTTCATCCTCGCCTaccacttcttctccgtTGCATTCCTCGCCATCTGGCTCAACGCCTGCACCGTCGTTGGCTGCGGTATCTTGGGCATCTTCAAGGCTCCTCTCGCTATCATTGATGCCGTTCTCATCCTCTGGAAGGCATGCATTGTCTTCCTTCCCATCATGTACCGAGAGACATTCCAGTAA
- a CDS encoding nucleotide-diphospho-sugar transferase: MAIEPPAEFLKPLWAWAEATPVYILLSLFIAFIALALLGLYVILHLVAPKPRPVYASEKTYVTSHPTEGRTQPQTLPCWYDRWLAERQASEQHVRPDEAFPTPDAGNIEPAEVRLSVVFPAYNEEDRVIPTLEEAVTYLDEHFGRTKQAGPSGASPTTKRHVRNAPKEDLGGYEILVIDDGSKDKTVDVVLKFAQEHGLHDILRVVSLARNRGKGGATTHGFRHVRGEYVLFADADGASRFSDAGKLIEGCEEVVDGSYRGVAIGSRAHLVGSEAVVKRSALRNFLMRSFHLVLMILTPPATSRIRDTQCGFKLFSRASLPHIIPYMHTEGWIFDIEMLMLAESAPATPVLGHDGSVIGTSPGIKVAEVPIEWHEVGGSKLNVIQDSIKMAIGLAVLRASWMFGVYRRRLT, from the exons ATGGCTATCGAACCGCCCGCGGAGTTTCTCAAGCCTTTATGGGCTTGGGCTGAAGCAACGCCAGTCTACATTCTTCTGTCATTATTTATCGCATTTATTGCGCTGGCACTTCTTGGG CTCTATGTCATCCTCCATCTCGTCGCGCCAAAGCCTCGACCCGTCTACGCCTCCGAAAAGACCTACGTTACCAGCCATCCCACTGAAGGGCGCACACAGCCTCAAACTCTCCCCTGCTGGTACGATCGCTGGCTCGCTGAGCGACAGGCTAGCGAGCAGCACGTCCGCCCCGATGAAGCATTCCCTACTCCCGATGCTGGAAACATCGAACCCGCCGAAGTGCGTCTGAGCGTTGTCTTCCCAGCCTACAACGAAGAAGATCGCGTTATCCCGACCCTCGAAGAGGCTGTCACTTATCTCGATGAACACTTTGGCCGAACCAAACAAGCTGGACCTAGCGGAGCGAGTCCTACGACTAAGAGACATGTTCGGAACGCTCCTAAGGAGGATCTCGGCGGATATGAGATCTTAGTTATCGATGATGGAAGCAAGGATAAGACAGTGGATGTTGTCCTCAAGTTTGCCCAAGAACACGGCCTCCATGACATTCTTAGAGTTGTCTCACTTGCTCGCAACAGAGGCAAGGGCGGAGCGACTACTCATGGTTTCCGACATGTGAGGGGCGAATACGTCCTATTcgctgatgctgatggcgCATCCCGTTTCTCCGATGCTGGTAAGCTCATTGAAGGATGCGAGGAGGTAGTTGATGGATCGTACCGCGGCGTTGCTATTGGAAGTCGAGCTCATCTCGTCGGCAGCGAAGCCGTTGTTAAG CGCTCGGCTCTACGAAACTTCCTCATGCGATCTTTCCATCTCGTGCTCATGATCCTCACACCCCCTGCAACATCGCGCATCCGCGACACCCAATGCggcttcaagctcttctcgcGAGCATCCCTCCCACACATCATTCCCTACATGCACACTGAGGGGTGGATCTTCGACATCGAGATGCTCATGCTCGCAGAGTCAGCACCCGCGACACCAGTTCTTGGCCACGATGGCAGTGTTATTGGCACCAGTCCCGGCATCAAGGTTGCTGAAGTGCCCATTGAGTGGCACGAGGTTGGTGGCAGCAAGCTCAACGTCATTCAGGACAGTATCAAGATGGCTATTGGCCTTGCGGTGCTGAGAGCGAGTTGGATGTTTGGTGTCTATCGAAGACGATTGACATAG